One Porphyromonas pogonae genomic region harbors:
- a CDS encoding anthranilate synthase component II, producing MLNILVINHHDSFVFNLIQLLRETGRCCITVVIPEEIQDIDLSEYQGILLSPGPGLPQETPQLDEVIRRTKNTHSILGICLGFQALALHFGGKMQRLEFPRHGHATNIHIPNPNHPLLYHIPEGSIVGRYHSWIIDKDSLPPCLQPIAWGTEDRLLMAFAHRTLPIFGLQYHPESIITEHGAQYINNWLDIVAVTKACVSNRYPACP from the coding sequence ATGCTAAATATTTTGGTCATAAATCACCATGATTCTTTCGTGTTCAATCTCATACAACTACTGCGTGAGACGGGGCGTTGTTGCATTACAGTAGTAATCCCCGAAGAAATACAAGATATAGACTTATCAGAATATCAGGGGATATTACTATCCCCGGGACCGGGACTTCCGCAAGAGACACCCCAGCTCGATGAGGTAATAAGACGAACCAAAAACACGCATAGCATTCTGGGTATTTGTTTAGGCTTTCAGGCACTGGCTCTTCATTTCGGAGGAAAAATGCAGAGGCTTGAGTTTCCCAGACATGGGCATGCTACCAACATACACATACCTAACCCCAACCATCCCCTTCTCTATCATATCCCGGAAGGCTCCATCGTGGGAAGGTATCACAGTTGGATCATAGACAAAGATAGTCTGCCCCCATGTCTGCAACCCATAGCATGGGGGACAGAAGATAGATTACTAATGGCTTTTGCTCATCGGACATTACCGATATTCGGATTGCAATATCACCCTGAAAGCATTATCACAGAGCATGGGGCACAGTATATCAATAATTGGCTTGATATCGTAGCCGTCACAAAAGCTTGTGTGAGCAACCGATACCCCGCATGCCCATGA
- a CDS encoding DNA polymerase III subunit produces MYFKDIIGLDEIKKHLIACARRQDIPHAQLFTSGDGTGAVALALAYARYINCLNPSEEDACGCCSSCLKYDQLAHQDLIFLYPIVNGSKNICDDLLPDWRKMLLGKNNAERNVYFTHKDWLEQIGAGNSQPIIYSRESDVLDEKLAYKIAEAKYRVVFIWQPERMHEALANKLLKLIEEPPTNTIILMVSHEPGKILGTIKSRAQQTNIRPLTEQEIAQGLKRYGLLTDDNNLRQVAHLAQGNFREALDIQEGNYQKEQELEYLRDILHCSISASPLEMKKTTEKISSLGREAQVALLEYLIGFFRECYIYNLQMPQLNYLHNQEINDAEKLRGCINSGNIRQLLSETDLAIRHIKQNTNSKMVFFDFLLNITAATAQAYKSKGLR; encoded by the coding sequence ATGTACTTTAAAGATATCATAGGACTTGATGAGATCAAGAAACATCTCATAGCTTGCGCTCGTCGCCAAGATATACCCCACGCTCAGCTTTTTACAAGTGGAGACGGTACAGGAGCCGTAGCCCTCGCGCTTGCATATGCCAGATATATCAACTGCCTGAATCCTTCCGAAGAAGATGCATGCGGTTGTTGCTCATCATGTCTCAAATATGATCAGTTGGCTCATCAGGATCTTATTTTTCTCTATCCTATTGTAAACGGGAGTAAAAATATTTGTGACGATCTGCTTCCCGACTGGCGCAAAATGCTTTTGGGAAAGAATAACGCAGAAAGGAACGTTTACTTCACGCACAAAGACTGGCTGGAGCAGATAGGTGCAGGTAACAGCCAACCCATTATATACAGCAGGGAAAGTGATGTGCTGGATGAAAAGTTGGCTTATAAAATAGCAGAAGCCAAGTACAGAGTCGTATTCATATGGCAACCTGAAAGAATGCACGAAGCCCTGGCCAACAAATTACTCAAGCTGATAGAAGAGCCCCCGACAAATACCATTATACTTATGGTGAGCCATGAACCGGGGAAGATTTTAGGGACAATCAAAAGCCGTGCACAGCAGACAAATATAAGACCACTTACCGAACAAGAAATTGCTCAAGGGCTCAAACGCTATGGCTTACTTACCGATGATAACAACCTGAGGCAGGTGGCACATTTGGCACAAGGTAACTTCAGAGAAGCACTGGATATACAAGAAGGAAATTATCAAAAGGAGCAAGAACTGGAATATCTACGAGATATTCTCCATTGTTCTATCTCTGCAAGCCCGTTGGAAATGAAAAAAACGACAGAGAAAATCAGTTCGTTAGGCCGGGAGGCTCAAGTGGCTTTACTGGAGTATCTGATCGGTTTTTTCAGAGAATGCTATATCTATAATCTACAAATGCCTCAGCTCAACTATCTGCACAACCAGGAAATAAATGATGCAGAGAAGCTAAGGGGTTGCATCAATAGTGGCAATATAAGACAGCTTTTGTCGGAAACAGATTTGGCTATACGGCATATCAAACAGAATACAAATAGTAAAATGGTATTTTTCGACTTTCTGCTCAACATCACTGCAGCTACTGCTCAGGCATACAAAAGCAAAGGTCTTCGTTAG
- a CDS encoding IS982 family transposase has product MKTNIVEIFCLTDDFSKLFDTLIQQRTLCEGNKKRRNRKFRMSDAEIMTILILFHHSRYRDFKSFYLQYITQQCHSDFPSLVSYNRFVELQSKVAFKLISFLNMCCLGECTGISFIDSTPLRTCHIKRAHGHKTMKGWAQKGKCSMGWFYGFKLHIVINDRGEIIQYQITPGNTDDRAPLKGGTFTKKLFGKLVGDRGYISQSLFDKLFIDDIHMITKIKKNMKNTLMSLYNRILLRKRALVETVNDLLKNVCQIEHTRHRSVNNFAINLIAGIIAYNLLPKKPELNLEIIHNPSIRLVHHA; this is encoded by the coding sequence ATGAAAACAAATATAGTTGAAATTTTCTGTCTTACCGATGATTTTTCCAAACTTTTCGATACCTTGATTCAGCAAAGAACCCTTTGCGAAGGAAACAAAAAGCGAAGAAATCGCAAGTTTAGGATGTCCGATGCTGAAATCATGACTATTCTGATTCTTTTCCATCATTCGAGGTATCGCGATTTTAAGTCCTTTTATCTTCAATATATTACGCAACAATGTCATTCGGATTTTCCTTCGTTGGTCTCTTACAATCGTTTTGTGGAATTACAAAGCAAGGTGGCATTCAAACTAATTTCATTTCTCAATATGTGTTGTCTGGGCGAATGCACCGGTATCTCATTCATTGATTCCACACCTTTACGCACCTGCCATATCAAGCGGGCACACGGGCATAAGACCATGAAAGGATGGGCCCAAAAGGGCAAATGCAGTATGGGATGGTTCTATGGTTTCAAACTACATATTGTGATTAACGACCGGGGTGAAATCATTCAATATCAAATCACACCGGGGAATACGGATGACCGTGCTCCACTTAAAGGCGGAACCTTCACGAAGAAACTTTTCGGCAAACTTGTTGGCGACAGAGGATACATCTCACAAAGTCTTTTCGATAAGCTCTTCATTGACGACATACACATGATTACGAAGATAAAGAAAAACATGAAAAACACTCTGATGAGCCTGTATAATAGGATATTACTTAGGAAAAGAGCCCTTGTGGAAACCGTTAATGACCTACTCAAAAACGTTTGTCAAATAGAGCATACACGACACAGAAGCGTCAATAATTTCGCCATTAATTTGATTGCCGGCATAATTGCCTACAATCTGCTACCCAAAAAGCCGGAATTAAACCTAGAAATCATACACAATCCATCAATCCGCTTAGTACACCACGCTTAG
- a CDS encoding formate--tetrahydrofolate ligase, whose product MKSDIEIARSIDLKPIREIAHNIGIEEHNLEPYGRYIAKVPLECLAKGRHKEGKLILVTAITPTKSGVGKTTVSIGLALGLNRIGKKAIVALREPSLGPCFGMKGGAAGGGYAQVLPMENINLHFTGDFHAITSAHNMITALLDNYIYQNRNNPEHGLSQVLWKRVLDVNDRSLRNVVTGLGGISNGIPAESGFDITPASEIMAILCLSNSLEDLRRRVENILLGYTNNGSPFTVKDLGVAGAITVLLKDAIKPNLVQTSENTPAFVHGGPFANIAHGCNSVLATKMALAHGDYMITEAGFGADLGAEKFFNIKCRTAGLSPALTVIVATIGGLKMHGGVAEDSLKEPNIEGVRKGLKNLDRHISNLKSFGQEVVVAFNRFASDTSQEISLVADHCKECGVGFAINNAFAEGGSGAEELAHLVVDTIEKTPSAPLKYTYELSDTIQQKAEKVALNIYGASKVIFSPKAKKMIKKIEDMGLGNLPICIAKTQYSFSQDAKAYGDVRNFELEVADVVINRGAEMIVLIMGSIMRMPGLPKSPQALRIDIVNGFIEGLS is encoded by the coding sequence ATGAAATCAGATATTGAAATAGCAAGGAGTATTGATCTGAAGCCTATTCGCGAAATAGCACACAATATAGGCATTGAAGAGCATAACCTTGAGCCTTACGGCCGATACATCGCCAAAGTACCTCTGGAATGTTTGGCCAAAGGACGACACAAAGAAGGAAAGCTCATCCTTGTCACAGCTATCACCCCCACTAAGTCAGGGGTTGGAAAAACCACCGTTTCTATTGGATTGGCATTAGGACTTAACCGTATCGGCAAAAAGGCCATTGTAGCTCTCAGAGAGCCTTCTTTAGGACCGTGCTTTGGGATGAAAGGCGGAGCAGCAGGCGGTGGGTATGCACAAGTATTACCTATGGAAAATATTAATCTTCATTTTACGGGAGATTTCCATGCCATTACTTCGGCTCACAATATGATCACAGCTCTTCTCGACAATTATATTTATCAAAATCGTAATAATCCGGAACACGGACTTAGTCAGGTGCTCTGGAAAAGGGTATTGGATGTCAATGATAGATCCTTGCGCAATGTAGTCACAGGGCTTGGCGGTATTTCCAATGGTATACCGGCGGAAAGCGGATTTGATATTACACCGGCATCTGAGATTATGGCTATTCTGTGTCTGTCCAATAGCCTTGAAGATTTGAGACGCCGTGTAGAGAATATTTTGTTGGGGTATACCAACAATGGCTCCCCCTTTACTGTAAAAGATCTTGGGGTAGCAGGGGCTATTACTGTATTACTCAAAGATGCAATCAAACCTAATCTTGTGCAAACTTCAGAGAATACGCCTGCCTTTGTGCACGGAGGTCCTTTTGCCAATATAGCACATGGTTGTAATTCCGTACTTGCTACCAAGATGGCTCTTGCCCATGGCGATTATATGATTACGGAAGCAGGCTTCGGCGCAGATCTCGGAGCTGAGAAGTTTTTCAATATCAAATGTCGCACTGCGGGTTTATCTCCTGCACTCACCGTTATTGTTGCTACAATAGGTGGCCTTAAGATGCACGGAGGTGTAGCTGAAGACTCTCTCAAAGAACCTAATATTGAGGGCGTGCGCAAAGGTTTGAAAAATCTTGATAGACATATTTCGAATCTCAAATCATTCGGCCAGGAAGTGGTGGTTGCCTTCAATCGCTTTGCATCCGATACGTCACAAGAGATCTCCCTGGTAGCCGATCATTGTAAGGAATGCGGTGTCGGTTTTGCTATTAACAATGCCTTTGCAGAGGGAGGCTCGGGAGCCGAAGAGCTTGCTCATTTGGTTGTCGATACGATAGAGAAAACACCATCTGCTCCACTCAAATACACTTATGAATTGTCGGATACAATACAGCAAAAAGCCGAAAAGGTAGCTTTGAATATTTATGGGGCTTCCAAAGTCATTTTTTCACCTAAGGCCAAAAAGATGATCAAGAAGATTGAAGACATGGGTTTGGGCAATTTACCCATTTGTATTGCTAAGACTCAATACTCATTCTCTCAGGATGCCAAGGCCTATGGTGATGTGCGCAATTTTGAGTTGGAGGTTGCCGATGTGGTGATCAATCGCGGTGCTGAAATGATAGTCCTCATCATGGGATCTATCATGCGTATGCCGGGCTTACCCAAAAGTCCTCAAGCGCTTCGTATAGATATTGTCAATGGATTTATTGAGGGACTGAGCTAA
- a CDS encoding PhoH family protein — translation MSQKKNFVLDTNVILHDYECIDKFQENDIYIPIVVLEELDKFKKGSEQINYNARAFVRELDELSDTDLFKKGADLGEGKGRLFIITLSQKHPKVTEAFPETIPDHRILSMALNLKEEKDKKNEKTILVTKDVNLRMKAKSLGMPVEDYINDKVLTTDIFNDAQETFEGIDGDLIDKIYSKAEGIDSEELEFSSKLQPNQCFILKSDRNSVLARIDAFTGKIRQVPKPTLSGIQPRNAEQAFAFDVLTDPNIKLVALTGKAGTGKTLLALAAAIAQEQDFQSILLARPIVSLANKDIGFLPGDEKAKVGPYMQPLFDNLNVIKAQFTPGSQDIRKIEDLQRSEKLVIEALAFIRGRSLSNTIAIVDESQNLTPHEIKTIITRAGENTKMIFTGDIQQIDSPYLDAQSNGLAYMIDKMKDEKIFAHINLIKGERSELSELASNLL, via the coding sequence ATGAGCCAGAAAAAAAATTTTGTTTTAGACACTAATGTTATTCTCCATGATTATGAGTGTATTGATAAGTTTCAGGAAAATGACATCTATATTCCTATCGTAGTACTGGAAGAACTAGACAAATTCAAGAAAGGAAGCGAACAGATCAATTATAATGCCAGGGCTTTTGTAAGAGAGCTCGATGAGTTGTCTGATACCGATCTTTTCAAGAAAGGAGCCGACTTGGGCGAAGGTAAAGGGCGACTTTTCATCATTACATTAAGTCAAAAACATCCCAAGGTCACTGAGGCTTTCCCCGAGACTATCCCCGATCACCGCATCCTTTCCATGGCTTTGAATCTCAAAGAGGAGAAAGACAAAAAGAATGAAAAAACCATTCTGGTAACCAAAGACGTAAATCTGAGGATGAAAGCAAAGTCTCTGGGTATGCCTGTGGAAGATTATATCAATGACAAAGTACTGACGACGGATATTTTCAACGATGCACAAGAGACTTTCGAGGGTATTGACGGAGATTTGATAGACAAGATATACAGTAAAGCTGAAGGCATAGACTCGGAAGAACTGGAGTTCTCATCCAAGTTGCAACCGAATCAATGTTTTATCCTTAAAAGCGATAGAAATAGTGTATTGGCTCGAATCGATGCATTCACAGGCAAAATAAGACAAGTACCCAAGCCTACGCTTTCAGGAATACAACCTCGCAATGCCGAACAAGCATTCGCATTCGATGTACTCACAGATCCCAATATCAAGTTAGTTGCTCTGACAGGTAAAGCCGGTACCGGCAAAACTTTATTAGCACTGGCCGCTGCTATAGCACAGGAGCAAGATTTTCAGTCAATCCTCCTGGCTCGTCCTATCGTTTCATTGGCCAATAAAGACATTGGCTTCTTGCCAGGTGATGAAAAAGCCAAGGTGGGTCCCTACATGCAACCTCTTTTTGATAATCTCAATGTGATTAAAGCACAGTTTACTCCGGGTAGTCAAGACATCAGGAAGATAGAAGACCTCCAAAGATCCGAAAAACTGGTGATAGAAGCTTTGGCTTTTATCCGAGGTCGCAGCCTGTCTAATACAATAGCGATTGTGGATGAGTCTCAAAACCTGACACCGCACGAGATCAAAACAATTATCACACGTGCGGGAGAGAATACCAAAATGATTTTTACTGGGGACATACAACAAATCGACTCTCCATACCTGGATGCGCAAAGCAACGGACTTGCTTACATGATAGATAAAATGAAGGATGAGAAGATATTTGCACATATCAATCTGATCAAAGGCGAACGTAGCGAATTAAGCGAGTTGGCCTCTAATCTCCTTTGA
- a CDS encoding superoxide dismutase, translating to MITLLLSSILLLGQVVATEPVQTENITNVNGQNGQKTESVYTLIKLPYATDALAPVISKRTIELHHGKHLQGYVNNVNKLKKGTQFEYETDIVKIVKGSKGSLFDNSGQLLNHNLYFMQFSPQGGGAPIGNIGKAIEKKWGSFEKFQQAFEKEGTSLFGSGWVWLASDTKGNLSIVKEPNGSNPVVRGLHPLLGIDVWEHAYYLDYENKRADHLKAVWKIIDWNVIEKRFNK from the coding sequence ATGATAACATTACTCCTAAGTTCTATTTTATTATTAGGACAAGTTGTTGCAACCGAACCCGTACAAACAGAGAATATCACTAATGTAAACGGACAAAACGGACAAAAGACAGAGAGTGTATATACACTCATCAAACTCCCTTATGCTACCGATGCGCTGGCTCCAGTTATAAGCAAGAGGACTATCGAACTCCACCACGGTAAGCATCTTCAAGGATATGTAAATAATGTAAACAAACTAAAGAAGGGAACGCAATTCGAGTATGAAACGGATATCGTCAAAATCGTAAAGGGCAGCAAAGGCAGCTTATTTGACAATTCGGGACAATTACTCAACCACAATCTCTATTTCATGCAATTCTCACCACAAGGTGGAGGCGCACCTATAGGAAACATCGGTAAGGCAATCGAGAAGAAGTGGGGATCATTCGAAAAGTTCCAACAGGCATTTGAAAAAGAAGGAACTTCTCTATTCGGATCAGGATGGGTATGGTTGGCTTCTGATACCAAAGGCAATCTCAGCATCGTGAAAGAACCCAACGGAAGTAACCCCGTAGTAAGAGGTCTCCATCCATTGCTCGGTATTGACGTTTGGGAACACGCTTATTATCTGGACTATGAGAATAAGCGCGCTGATCACCTGAAAGCCGTATGGAAAATTATTGATTGGAACGTTATCGAAAAGCGTTTTAATAAATAA
- a CDS encoding type B 50S ribosomal protein L31 — MKKGIHPENYRPVVFKDMSNEDVFITRSTIATKETIEIDGVTYPLAKVEISSTSHPFFTGKSKLVDTAGRVDKFMSRYGNRAKK, encoded by the coding sequence ATGAAAAAAGGTATTCATCCTGAAAATTACCGCCCGGTAGTATTCAAAGATATGTCAAACGAAGATGTATTCATCACTCGTTCTACAATCGCTACCAAGGAAACTATCGAAATTGACGGCGTAACATATCCTCTTGCCAAAGTGGAAATCTCAAGTACTTCACACCCCTTCTTCACAGGTAAGTCTAAGCTTGTCGATACAGCGGGTCGCGTAGATAAGTTCATGAGCCGTTACGGTAATCGTGCAAAGAAGTAA
- the crcB gene encoding fluoride efflux transporter CrcB — protein MPNIIIQILYVAAGGAVGAVFRFLTSAFFIKWVGREHLFYVGTLIVNIVGCIIIGYLSWKLTSSARPLIYKLIFMTGFCGSFTTFSTFSMENLILINEGRLGAAITYTLFSIVAGVVAVAGGIAIAKW, from the coding sequence ATGCCCAATATCATTATCCAAATACTATATGTTGCAGCAGGAGGAGCTGTAGGAGCCGTATTTCGCTTTCTCACCTCAGCCTTTTTTATCAAATGGGTAGGTCGGGAGCATCTTTTCTATGTGGGCACACTCATAGTCAACATAGTAGGCTGCATAATCATAGGTTATCTATCTTGGAAGTTGACCTCCTCAGCACGACCATTGATATATAAACTCATATTTATGACAGGTTTTTGCGGAAGTTTTACTACTTTCAGCACGTTTTCGATGGAAAATCTTATTTTGATCAATGAAGGTCGTCTTGGTGCGGCCATTACATATACATTATTTAGTATAGTGGCAGGGGTAGTTGCCGTAGCGGGCGGTATTGCCATCGCAAAGTGGTAA